One Sodalinema gerasimenkoae IPPAS B-353 DNA segment encodes these proteins:
- a CDS encoding DUF1257 domain-containing protein, with product MSHFSHIKTQIRDLNALQQALTELKIDWKAGPKDVRGYRGQVHQAAVVVEQDNGYDIGFSWNGQAYDLVADLQFWNQAIPVERFLSKITQQYAFATVMQETAKQGFQVSEHQTQTDGSIRLVLQRWS from the coding sequence ATGTCTCACTTTAGCCATATCAAAACCCAAATCCGTGACCTCAATGCCTTACAACAGGCTCTGACGGAACTGAAGATTGACTGGAAGGCAGGTCCGAAAGATGTTCGAGGTTATCGCGGCCAGGTTCACCAAGCGGCGGTGGTTGTTGAACAGGACAATGGCTACGACATTGGATTTAGCTGGAATGGCCAGGCCTATGACCTAGTGGCCGACCTACAATTTTGGAATCAAGCCATTCCCGTAGAACGGTTTTTGAGCAAAATCACCCAGCAGTACGCGTTCGCGACGGTGATGCAGGAAACCGCCAAACAAGGATTCCAAGTTTCAGAACATCAAACCCAAACAGACGGGTCAATCCGTCTGGTGTTGCAACGCTGGAGTTAA
- a CDS encoding NAD-dependent epimerase/dehydratase family protein → MTQNVLITGGAGFVGSSLALGFAKRYPNWQITALDNLKRRGSELNLPRLKAAGIEFVHGDIRNPEDLDPQRLHPDLILECSAEPSVLAGYGSPGYLLQTNLVGTVNCLELARQTQADFVFLSTSRVYPISYLSQLNYDETETRFALQEEQPFAGVSPYGIAEDFPLDRARSLYGTTKLASELLIAEYADAYNLRTLVNRCGVLTGPWQMGKVDQGVFALWVARHYFQKPLKYIGYGGTGKQVRDFLHVEDLLDLLDLQLQNFDRLQGETFNVGGGFENQVSLLETTQICQEITGTAIEITPVPETRPGDIPIFITDSRKIMSQVNWTPQRGIQRTLQDIYDWIVREETQVKGIFL, encoded by the coding sequence ATGACTCAGAATGTTTTAATCACCGGAGGTGCCGGATTTGTCGGTAGTTCCCTGGCCTTAGGCTTTGCCAAACGCTATCCCAACTGGCAGATTACCGCCTTAGATAACCTGAAGCGGCGGGGATCAGAATTGAATCTTCCCCGTCTCAAAGCAGCAGGAATTGAGTTTGTCCATGGAGATATCCGCAACCCGGAAGACTTAGATCCCCAGCGACTGCACCCAGATTTAATTCTCGAATGTTCCGCTGAACCCTCGGTGTTGGCGGGATATGGCTCGCCGGGATATCTCTTACAAACCAATTTAGTGGGAACCGTCAACTGTTTGGAGTTGGCCCGTCAGACTCAAGCCGATTTTGTCTTTCTCTCCACCAGTCGGGTTTATCCCATTTCCTATCTCAGCCAACTGAACTACGACGAAACCGAGACACGCTTTGCGCTACAGGAGGAACAGCCGTTTGCGGGAGTTTCCCCCTATGGGATAGCCGAAGACTTCCCCCTCGATCGCGCGCGATCGCTCTATGGAACCACGAAACTTGCCTCAGAACTGCTGATTGCTGAATACGCCGATGCTTATAATCTGCGAACTCTCGTCAATCGCTGTGGGGTATTGACGGGCCCCTGGCAAATGGGAAAAGTGGATCAGGGGGTGTTCGCCTTGTGGGTGGCCCGCCATTATTTCCAGAAACCTCTCAAATATATTGGCTATGGGGGGACGGGTAAACAGGTTCGGGATTTCCTCCATGTAGAGGATTTACTGGATTTGCTGGATTTACAGCTTCAGAACTTCGATCGCCTTCAGGGAGAAACCTTTAATGTTGGGGGAGGCTTTGAGAATCAGGTGTCTCTCTTAGAAACCACCCAGATTTGTCAGGAGATCACCGGGACGGCGATCGAAATTACCCCAGTTCCCGAAACACGTCCCGGTGATATTCCCATTTTTATCACCGACTCTCGCAAAATCATGTCCCAGGTAAACTGGACTCCTCAACGGGGGATTCAGCGTACCCTTCAGGATATTTATGATTGGATTGTCCGCGAGGAAACCCAAGTGAAAGGCATTTTTCTCTAA
- a CDS encoding NAD-dependent epimerase/dehydratase family protein — protein MSIVLVTGSAGLIGSESVRFFCEKGFTVVGIDNNLRESFFGEGASTLWNRDRLQEKYGDQYIHHNSDIRDRSAMESLFKTYNREIGLIIHTAAQPSHDWAARDPFTDFTVNANGTLNLLEQTRQHCPEAVFIFCSTNKVYGDNPNRLPLVERDRRWEIEEGHPFYNGIDESMSIDHCKHSLFGASKVAADVLVQEYGRYFEMKTACFRGGCLTGPSHSGAELHGFLSYLMKCTVTGTPYKVYGYKGKQVRDNIHSYDLVNAFYHFYQQPRVAETYNIGGGRESNCSMLEAIAQCEEIAEKQLNWEYQESNRSGDHIWWIGNLGRFKSHYPEWKLTYGVPEILKEIYSQNLDRW, from the coding sequence ATGTCTATTGTCTTGGTGACTGGCTCGGCTGGCTTGATTGGTTCGGAGTCGGTTCGTTTTTTTTGTGAGAAAGGCTTTACCGTGGTTGGGATTGACAACAATCTGCGGGAGTCGTTTTTCGGGGAGGGTGCCTCAACCCTGTGGAATCGCGATCGCCTACAGGAGAAATATGGCGACCAGTATATCCATCACAACAGTGATATTCGCGATCGCTCGGCCATGGAGAGCCTGTTTAAAACTTATAATCGCGAAATTGGCCTGATTATCCATACGGCGGCCCAACCTTCCCACGATTGGGCCGCGCGAGACCCGTTTACAGATTTCACCGTCAACGCGAACGGAACCCTGAATCTCCTAGAACAGACTCGCCAACATTGTCCCGAGGCGGTCTTTATTTTTTGTTCTACCAACAAAGTCTACGGCGATAATCCCAACCGGCTGCCTCTGGTGGAACGCGATCGCCGCTGGGAGATTGAAGAGGGTCATCCCTTCTACAATGGCATTGACGAGTCGATGAGCATTGACCATTGTAAGCATTCCCTGTTTGGGGCCTCCAAGGTGGCAGCGGATGTGTTGGTTCAGGAATATGGCCGCTACTTTGAGATGAAAACCGCCTGCTTCCGAGGGGGATGTCTCACGGGACCGAGTCATTCCGGGGCAGAGTTGCATGGCTTTCTCTCCTATTTAATGAAATGTACGGTCACCGGAACTCCCTATAAGGTCTATGGCTATAAGGGAAAACAAGTCCGGGACAACATTCACAGCTACGACTTGGTGAATGCCTTTTATCACTTCTATCAACAGCCTCGGGTGGCGGAAACCTACAACATTGGCGGCGGCCGGGAAAGCAACTGCTCAATGCTAGAGGCGATCGCCCAATGTGAGGAAATCGCTGAGAAACAGCTCAACTGGGAGTATCAAGAGAGCAATCGCAGTGGCGATCATATTTGGTGGATTGGAAATTTGGGTCGCTTTAAGTCCCATTATCCCGAGTGGAAGTTGACCTACGGAGTTCCAGAAATCCTCAAAGAAATTTATAGTCAAAACCTCGATCGCTGGTAA
- a CDS encoding glycosyltransferase, with protein MKVVQRFWQKRAVRFLFGGGVAAAFNLLLMFLFIEVAGWDTTVLRNAANIISIELSLLFSFVIYRIWVWRGGTWRWREVLLRQLPLYHLSAGASVVLRVFAIFPLLDWLEVSYGVNTLVGVLVSAVFNYIVSDRLVFRDRRSENAQLYRPEGLEAAFPDSKKTHEGTEEGVHAPVSLFSIVIPAYNEEGSITETVTAITERLERHQVPYEIVVVNDNSRDRTETVLQQLSQENPRVRYVNNYYPNGFGFALRCGLEQFNGDAVAIVMADASDSPEDILTYYHLLQEGYDCVFGSRFVRGGEVIDYPRHKLVVNRLANLFIQVLFGLGYNDSTNAFKAYRREVIEGIHPILSHHFNLTVELPLKSIVRGYSYVTTPIRWQNRKAGVSKLKIKEMGSRYLFIVLYVLLERWLSRGDYRRQATARVVTPTPAEAISSGKQTP; from the coding sequence ATGAAAGTTGTTCAAAGATTCTGGCAAAAACGTGCCGTTCGCTTCCTATTTGGGGGAGGGGTAGCCGCAGCCTTCAATCTGCTGTTGATGTTTTTGTTCATCGAGGTCGCCGGCTGGGATACGACGGTGCTTCGCAATGCCGCCAATATCATCTCGATTGAGTTGTCGCTGCTGTTTAGCTTCGTGATTTACCGGATTTGGGTCTGGCGGGGGGGAACCTGGCGATGGCGAGAGGTGCTACTGCGTCAACTTCCCCTCTATCATCTCTCCGCTGGGGCATCTGTGGTATTGCGGGTGTTTGCCATTTTCCCTCTCCTGGATTGGTTGGAGGTCAGTTATGGGGTGAACACCCTGGTGGGGGTATTGGTGAGTGCGGTGTTTAACTACATTGTTAGCGATCGCCTGGTGTTCCGCGATCGCCGTTCAGAAAATGCCCAACTCTATCGGCCCGAAGGCTTAGAAGCGGCCTTCCCGGATTCAAAAAAGACTCACGAGGGGACTGAGGAGGGTGTCCATGCCCCGGTTTCCCTATTTTCCATTGTCATTCCGGCCTATAACGAAGAGGGATCGATTACAGAAACCGTCACCGCCATTACCGAACGACTAGAGCGGCATCAGGTTCCCTATGAAATTGTCGTGGTCAATGATAATAGCCGAGATCGCACCGAAACCGTCCTGCAACAACTCAGCCAAGAGAATCCCCGCGTTCGCTACGTCAACAACTACTACCCCAACGGTTTCGGCTTTGCTCTGCGTTGTGGCTTAGAACAGTTTAACGGCGATGCGGTGGCGATCGTCATGGCCGACGCCTCGGACTCTCCCGAGGACATCCTCACCTACTATCACCTCCTGCAAGAAGGCTACGATTGCGTCTTTGGCTCTCGCTTTGTGCGCGGAGGAGAGGTGATCGACTATCCTCGTCACAAATTAGTGGTGAACCGTCTGGCCAATCTCTTTATCCAGGTTCTCTTTGGCCTCGGCTACAACGACAGCACCAACGCCTTCAAAGCCTACCGTCGCGAAGTGATTGAGGGTATCCACCCGATTCTCTCCCACCATTTCAACCTCACCGTCGAACTTCCCCTGAAATCCATTGTCCGAGGATATAGCTACGTCACCACCCCCATTCGCTGGCAAAACCGCAAAGCTGGCGTCTCCAAGCTAAAAATCAAAGAAATGGGCAGTCGTTACCTGTTTATCGTCCTCTACGTGCTTCTCGAACGTTGGCTATCACGGGGTGACTACCGCCGTCAAGCCACTGCGAGAGTCGTCACACCCACCCCAGCCGAAGCCATTTCCTCTGGAAAACAGACCCCCTAA
- the bioU gene encoding (S)-8-amino-7-oxononanoate synthase BioU codes for MTVNQTSPLSVGILGFGGLGQAACRLLSPKQEMHFCAVADGQGYAYNPEGLDADALITVTRDRGSVGYLDSQGVLSDQSIQDLIAAAPQVDGYFLALPNLPNTFMASVARQFIASGWKGVLVDALKRTSAVEQLLGLQDELQAAGITYMTGCGATPGLLTAAAALAAQSYAEIHHVAITFGVGIANWEAYRSTIREDIAHMPGYDVETARAMSDDEVTALLDKTNGILKLENMEHADDIMLELAGIVDRDRVTVGGIVDTRNAKKPLSTNVQVTGRTFDGKISTHTFTLGDDTSMAANVCGPAFGYLKAGISLHRRGLHGLFTAAEVMPQFVR; via the coding sequence ATGACTGTTAACCAAACTTCCCCCCTCTCCGTCGGCATATTAGGCTTCGGCGGCCTGGGACAAGCGGCCTGTCGTCTTCTGAGTCCTAAACAGGAGATGCATTTTTGTGCCGTTGCCGATGGCCAAGGCTACGCCTACAACCCCGAAGGACTTGATGCCGATGCTCTCATCACCGTAACCCGCGATCGCGGTTCCGTCGGATATTTAGACAGCCAAGGGGTTCTCAGTGACCAAAGTATCCAGGACTTAATCGCCGCCGCACCCCAAGTTGACGGCTATTTCCTGGCCCTTCCCAATCTCCCCAACACCTTTATGGCCTCGGTGGCCCGTCAATTTATCGCCTCTGGCTGGAAAGGGGTGTTAGTGGATGCCTTAAAACGAACCAGTGCCGTAGAACAACTGCTGGGGTTACAAGATGAGCTGCAAGCCGCCGGAATCACCTACATGACCGGCTGTGGTGCCACCCCAGGACTTCTCACCGCCGCCGCCGCTTTAGCCGCGCAAAGTTACGCCGAAATCCATCACGTGGCCATCACCTTCGGCGTGGGGATTGCCAACTGGGAGGCCTATCGCTCCACCATTCGCGAAGATATTGCTCATATGCCAGGCTACGATGTGGAGACGGCCCGGGCCATGAGTGATGACGAAGTGACCGCACTCTTGGACAAAACCAACGGCATTCTCAAGTTAGAGAATATGGAGCACGCCGATGACATCATGTTAGAGTTAGCCGGCATTGTCGATCGCGATCGCGTCACCGTCGGCGGCATCGTCGATACCCGCAACGCCAAAAAACCCCTCAGCACCAACGTCCAAGTCACTGGCCGCACCTTCGACGGCAAAATTTCCACCCACACCTTCACCCTCGGCGACGACACCAGCATGGCCGCCAACGTCTGCGGTCCCGCCTTCGGCTACCTCAAAGCCGGGATCAGCCTCCACCGTCGCGGCCTTCACGGACTCTTCACTGCCGCTGAGGTCATGCCACAGTTTGTCCGCTAA
- a CDS encoding class I SAM-dependent methyltransferase gives MLAQELQQEYQRRFVKIAQYRRRVWQVLVKSYFQAKVGKNQDILDLGCGWGEFINQVEAKSKYAMDLNPDAGTYLSSDIEFLHQDCSQAWEIPDESLDVVFTSNFLEHLFSKESLSQTISEAYRCLKPEGKIICLGPNLRYTGGSYWDFFDHHLPLTDASMSEILELKGFVVKTCIPRFLPYTMANGRQLPLWTVSLYLSLPFAWKILGKQFLIIASKPKF, from the coding sequence ATGTTAGCGCAAGAACTACAGCAGGAATATCAACGGCGCTTTGTCAAAATTGCTCAGTATCGTCGTCGGGTTTGGCAAGTCTTGGTCAAATCCTACTTTCAAGCTAAAGTTGGCAAGAATCAGGATATCCTTGATCTCGGCTGTGGTTGGGGGGAGTTTATCAATCAAGTTGAGGCCAAGAGCAAGTATGCCATGGATCTCAACCCTGATGCCGGAACCTATCTCAGTTCAGATATTGAGTTCTTACATCAAGACTGTTCTCAAGCCTGGGAGATCCCCGATGAGTCCTTGGATGTAGTCTTTACTAGCAATTTCCTGGAACATCTCTTTTCTAAAGAAAGTTTGAGTCAAACCATCTCAGAAGCCTATCGCTGCCTGAAGCCCGAAGGTAAAATTATCTGCCTGGGACCTAATTTACGATATACCGGGGGATCTTACTGGGATTTCTTTGATCATCATTTGCCCCTAACGGATGCGTCGATGTCAGAAATTTTGGAACTGAAGGGATTTGTCGTTAAGACCTGTATTCCACGGTTTCTGCCTTACACCATGGCTAATGGACGGCAACTTCCTCTCTGGACTGTGTCATTGTACTTATCCCTTCCTTTTGCTTGGAAAATCTTGGGCAAACAATTTTTAATCATTGCTTCAAAACCCAAGTTTTAA
- a CDS encoding NupC/NupG family nucleoside CNT transporter, with translation MLNILSALGLVGLCLVAWLGSEDRRIVSWNTILWGIGLQLVVGGIVFGIGSNVVVWINDLLNVLLDASEAGARFLFGGDMSPFVPDPGRSPGPGVAGRWLVRTFGDPYVPVPGDRLGPDNLNPGFILAFRSLPQVIFFSGLVSLLYRLRIIQPIVKVFAKVFRRTLRISGAESLAGAANIFVGIESAIAIKPFLPNMSRSELCAILASCFGSIASSVLALYAGLLRPTFPTITGHLVSASIMTIPACFVLSKLLVPETTIPETFGQVPDDSEDSKDPDKPKPNPMDSLIGGALDGVRMAVGIAAVIIAILGLVALVNEFFTFLTQLPGVLGEIFQVVTLQNLLGALFLPLTFLTGVSLPIPFTEDFQENWQVLWECSVIIGRRLFETNIPPYISLAQLAGTGVLTPRALLIVSYVLCGFTHFASYGIFVGGLATLVPDRRSDISALGFKALWAATLATLMTGCIAGLFFTGNTDSILGLPTP, from the coding sequence ATGTTGAATATATTGTCTGCGCTCGGACTAGTTGGGTTATGTCTGGTTGCCTGGCTCGGGTCCGAAGATCGACGGATTGTCTCATGGAATACCATTCTTTGGGGCATTGGTTTGCAACTGGTCGTGGGTGGCATCGTCTTTGGAATCGGCAGCAATGTCGTGGTTTGGATTAACGACCTCTTAAATGTACTTCTCGATGCTTCAGAAGCTGGAGCGCGATTTCTCTTTGGTGGGGATATGTCCCCCTTTGTGCCAGACCCTGGACGCAGTCCGGGTCCCGGTGTCGCTGGACGCTGGCTAGTGCGGACGTTTGGAGACCCCTATGTACCGGTTCCGGGCGATCGCCTCGGTCCCGATAACCTGAATCCGGGGTTTATCTTGGCCTTCCGTTCCTTACCCCAGGTGATTTTCTTCTCAGGCCTTGTCAGTTTGCTCTACCGCCTCAGGATCATCCAGCCGATTGTTAAGGTATTCGCTAAAGTCTTCCGGCGGACTCTGAGGATCAGTGGGGCTGAATCCCTCGCTGGGGCCGCTAATATCTTTGTGGGGATTGAGTCGGCGATCGCCATTAAACCCTTTCTGCCCAACATGAGCCGCAGTGAACTCTGCGCCATTCTGGCCAGTTGTTTTGGCTCCATCGCCTCTTCTGTTTTAGCACTCTACGCGGGACTCTTGCGTCCCACCTTCCCCACCATCACGGGGCACCTGGTCTCGGCCTCGATTATGACGATTCCCGCCTGTTTCGTCCTCTCTAAACTCCTAGTTCCTGAGACCACAATTCCCGAAACCTTCGGCCAGGTTCCTGACGACTCCGAAGACTCTAAAGACCCCGATAAGCCGAAGCCTAATCCTATGGATAGTCTAATTGGCGGGGCCTTGGATGGGGTCAGAATGGCAGTGGGGATTGCGGCTGTCATTATCGCGATTTTGGGACTCGTTGCCCTAGTCAACGAGTTTTTTACGTTTCTAACGCAACTTCCCGGAGTCTTGGGGGAGATTTTCCAAGTCGTAACCCTGCAAAACCTATTAGGGGCACTCTTTTTGCCTCTGACCTTCCTAACGGGAGTCTCTCTACCCATTCCCTTTACGGAGGACTTCCAAGAGAATTGGCAAGTACTCTGGGAATGCTCTGTGATTATTGGCCGACGGTTATTTGAAACCAATATTCCGCCCTACATTTCCCTAGCTCAATTGGCGGGAACTGGGGTACTGACCCCTCGGGCCCTGCTGATTGTCAGTTATGTGTTGTGCGGTTTTACTCATTTCGCCTCCTATGGCATTTTCGTGGGCGGGTTGGCCACCCTCGTTCCGGACCGGCGATCGGATATTTCGGCGTTGGGCTTTAAGGCCTTATGGGCCGCCACGTTGGCGACATTGATGACCGGTTGTATTGCGGGACTGTTCTTTACAGGGAATACGGATTCGATTCTCGGTTTACCGACTCCGTAA
- a CDS encoding DUF2997 domain-containing protein, whose amino-acid sequence METLEFTIYPDGRVVEQVTGISGASCAEVTAAIEKKLGIVLNQEKTSEFYQQTQENSATTTAQVQSYSQW is encoded by the coding sequence ATGGAAACACTCGAATTTACGATTTACCCCGATGGCAGAGTGGTCGAACAGGTGACCGGTATATCCGGAGCCTCTTGTGCTGAGGTCACGGCTGCAATTGAGAAAAAGCTCGGAATTGTTCTCAATCAGGAGAAAACCTCTGAGTTTTACCAACAAACCCAGGAAAATTCGGCAACAACGACTGCTCAGGTTCAATCCTACAGTCAATGGTAG
- the cysK gene encoding cysteine synthase A, translating into MKIANNITELVGHTPLVQLNRIPQAEGCVAQIVMKLEGMNPAASVKDRIGVNMINAAERDGQISPGETILVEPTSGNTGIALAMVAAARGYQLILTMPDTMSLERRAMLRAFGAQLELTPGAEGMRGAISRASEIVETTDNAYMLQQFQNPANPDIHRKTTAEEIWQDTDGHVDILISGVGTGGTITGIAQNLKHRKPQFQAIAVEPCNSPILSGGNPGPHKIQGIGAGFVPEVLDTSLIDEVVTVTDDEAIAYGRRLAAEEGLLSGISSGAALAAAIRVGQRPENNGKLIVVIQPSFGERYLSTPLFQDPQLTMEAVLT; encoded by the coding sequence ATGAAAATTGCCAACAATATCACAGAACTCGTCGGTCATACTCCCCTGGTTCAACTGAATCGTATCCCTCAGGCGGAGGGCTGTGTTGCCCAAATTGTCATGAAATTGGAGGGGATGAACCCCGCTGCCTCGGTCAAAGATCGCATTGGGGTCAATATGATTAATGCGGCGGAACGGGACGGCCAAATTAGCCCAGGCGAGACGATTCTCGTTGAACCTACCTCCGGGAATACGGGGATTGCTTTGGCGATGGTGGCGGCGGCCCGAGGCTATCAACTGATTCTGACGATGCCCGATACCATGAGTTTGGAACGGCGGGCGATGTTACGGGCCTTTGGGGCCCAGTTAGAACTGACTCCAGGGGCAGAAGGAATGCGCGGGGCAATTTCGCGGGCCTCGGAAATCGTCGAGACCACGGACAATGCCTATATGTTGCAGCAGTTCCAAAATCCGGCCAACCCCGACATTCACCGCAAAACCACGGCGGAAGAAATTTGGCAAGATACCGATGGCCATGTAGATATCTTGATTTCTGGAGTGGGAACCGGCGGAACCATTACCGGCATTGCCCAAAACTTGAAACATCGTAAACCTCAGTTCCAGGCCATTGCCGTTGAACCCTGCAATAGCCCCATCCTCTCCGGGGGAAATCCTGGCCCTCACAAGATTCAGGGCATTGGGGCCGGGTTTGTGCCGGAGGTTCTTGATACCTCGTTGATTGATGAGGTGGTGACGGTAACCGATGATGAGGCGATCGCCTATGGCCGTCGTTTGGCGGCGGAGGAAGGGTTACTCTCGGGGATTTCCTCCGGTGCAGCGTTGGCGGCGGCGATTCGGGTTGGGCAACGTCCGGAAAATAACGGTAAACTCATCGTGGTCATTCAACCGAGTTTTGGGGAACGCTACCTCAGTACGCCCCTCTTCCAAGATCCTCAGTTGACCATGGAAGCGGTGTTGACTTAA
- the hetL gene encoding heterocyst differentiation pentapeptide repeat protein HetL, with product MDVDELLQRYKRGDRCFDKIQLQECELLSAQLNEASFEEVDFRQARLGRSYFQRCQFRRANLSEAILWGTDFTDSDLSGALFRDADLSAARLTQATLKDSNFLKAMLCGANLSRANLERANLIFADLRSTSDQRTNLDGAILRRADFSYAQLSQAQLHHADFQGATLTRANLATEPGIIPTDLTGADLRDADLSYADLSYAILQNVNLQGADLTGTILDHADLQGATLPDGFQPTP from the coding sequence ATGGACGTTGATGAACTACTGCAACGCTACAAACGAGGCGATCGCTGCTTCGATAAGATCCAATTACAAGAATGTGAACTCCTGAGTGCCCAACTGAATGAGGCCAGTTTTGAGGAAGTCGATTTCCGCCAAGCTCGTTTAGGCCGCAGTTATTTCCAACGCTGTCAGTTTCGCCGGGCTAACTTGAGCGAGGCCATCCTCTGGGGAACGGACTTTACGGACAGCGACTTATCCGGGGCCCTCTTTCGCGATGCCGATTTGAGTGCCGCTCGTCTGACACAGGCGACTCTCAAGGACAGCAATTTTCTCAAAGCCATGCTCTGTGGCGCCAATTTAAGTCGCGCTAACTTAGAGCGAGCCAACCTGATTTTCGCCGATTTACGCTCCACATCGGATCAGCGCACTAACCTTGATGGAGCAATTCTCCGTCGGGCGGATTTTAGCTATGCTCAACTGAGTCAAGCTCAACTGCATCATGCGGATTTCCAAGGCGCAACTCTCACCCGGGCTAATCTCGCCACTGAACCCGGAATTATCCCTACCGATTTAACTGGCGCTGATTTGCGGGACGCTGACCTCAGCTATGCTGACCTCAGTTACGCCATTTTGCAAAATGTTAATTTGCAGGGGGCAGATTTGACGGGAACGATTCTTGATCATGCGGATTTGCAGGGCGCAACGCTTCCTGATGGCTTTCAACCTACCCCTTAA
- a CDS encoding DUF938 domain-containing protein, with translation MIEQPRDRRQFAAATQRNREPILQVLQRVLPPEGTVLELASGTGEHGAFFAPRLAPRFWLPSDPNPLALESIEAWRQETGCDRLLSPLELNACESEWTVERMPPPELEAQPIQAMVCINMIHIAPWQACLGLLAGAGRLLLAGGVLYLYGPYKENGQHTSPSNEGFDLMLRDRDSSWGVRDQEAVIAAAEKRGLRFREMVEMPANNRSLVFGK, from the coding sequence ATGATAGAACAGCCGCGCGATCGCCGTCAGTTTGCGGCGGCAACGCAACGGAACCGAGAGCCGATTTTGCAGGTTCTCCAGCGGGTATTACCGCCCGAGGGGACGGTGTTGGAGTTGGCCAGCGGAACGGGGGAACATGGGGCGTTTTTTGCGCCTCGGTTGGCCCCCCGTTTCTGGTTACCTTCAGATCCCAATCCCTTGGCCTTGGAAAGTATTGAGGCCTGGCGGCAAGAGACGGGATGCGATCGCCTATTGTCTCCGTTGGAGTTGAATGCCTGTGAGTCGGAATGGACGGTGGAACGGATGCCCCCTCCAGAATTAGAGGCACAGCCGATTCAGGCCATGGTCTGTATCAATATGATTCATATTGCCCCTTGGCAGGCTTGTTTGGGTCTGTTGGCGGGGGCGGGACGGCTACTGCTTGCTGGGGGGGTTCTCTATCTATATGGCCCCTATAAGGAAAACGGCCAACATACCTCGCCGAGTAATGAGGGGTTTGATTTAATGCTGCGCGATCGTGATTCAAGTTGGGGGGTGCGTGACCAAGAGGCGGTGATTGCAGCGGCGGAGAAACGGGGGTTACGATTTCGGGAGATGGTGGAGATGCCGGCGAATAATCGCTCGTTGGTGTTTGGGAAATAG
- a CDS encoding J domain-containing protein, with amino-acid sequence MGEPNYYQTLRVTSAATQAEVKQAYRRLVKEFHPDRNPDAQARDEMVRINTAYEVLGDRQARQSYDRRQGRYPQTASAGDRGCRHGSARQRSARQTATTADERIYRWVTQVYHPLNLELDRIIDALDEQIDELSGDPFDDELMGNFMDYISACQVVLERAQATFESQRNPSVLAGVAADLYHCLNQVGDGIEELEYFSLNYDDHHLHVGQELFRIARGLQLDALDRIGPLI; translated from the coding sequence ATGGGTGAGCCGAATTACTACCAAACTCTTCGTGTTACTTCAGCGGCGACACAAGCTGAGGTGAAACAGGCCTATCGACGGCTGGTGAAGGAGTTTCACCCCGATCGCAACCCCGATGCCCAGGCCCGCGACGAGATGGTTCGGATTAATACCGCCTATGAAGTCCTCGGCGATCGCCAGGCCCGCCAGTCTTATGACCGTCGTCAGGGGCGTTATCCTCAGACTGCCTCGGCCGGCGATCGCGGCTGCCGTCATGGTTCGGCTCGCCAACGCTCTGCTCGTCAGACTGCAACCACGGCTGATGAGCGGATTTATCGTTGGGTGACTCAGGTCTATCATCCCCTCAACCTGGAACTCGATCGCATTATTGATGCCCTCGATGAGCAGATTGATGAGTTATCTGGAGATCCCTTTGACGATGAGTTGATGGGAAACTTTATGGACTATATCAGCGCCTGTCAGGTTGTCCTCGAACGGGCCCAGGCCACCTTTGAGTCTCAACGGAACCCTTCAGTGTTGGCGGGGGTGGCGGCAGATCTCTATCACTGTCTCAATCAGGTGGGGGATGGCATCGAAGAGTTGGAGTACTTCAGCCTCAATTATGATGACCATCACCTCCATGTCGGACAGGAGCTATTCCGCATTGCACGGGGCTTACAGCTCGATGCCCTCGATCGCATCGGACCCCTAATCTGA
- a CDS encoding chlorophyll a/b-binding protein — MTSRGYTNEEGGLMNNFAVEPKIYVDEKQQFGFNQYAEKLNGRLAMIGFISAIALEIATGHGVIGFLTHL, encoded by the coding sequence ATGACTTCTCGCGGATATACAAACGAAGAAGGCGGCTTGATGAACAACTTTGCCGTTGAACCCAAAATCTACGTTGATGAGAAACAGCAGTTTGGCTTCAACCAATATGCTGAGAAGCTCAACGGTCGCTTAGCCATGATTGGTTTCATCAGTGCGATCGCCCTAGAAATCGCCACCGGCCATGGTGTGATTGGTTTCTTGACTCACCTATAG